One stretch of Arachis duranensis cultivar V14167 chromosome 1, aradu.V14167.gnm2.J7QH, whole genome shotgun sequence DNA includes these proteins:
- the LOC127747516 gene encoding uncharacterized protein LOC127747516, with protein sequence MTRKHNISGQSILEELRRQSEDINLSSEDGLEQIRLNDDGDEISETEMLNQSGGDLPERAAPKNKRDENEPLLVKVKDISSGEIITRKMTAIQVWALKKSEKVMMELDADGQGRDNGSNLFVRFLGQVARRIIFCPISIKRWDKMPEDNTKRQWELIEENFEFDYAAGVKWALRTLGDRWKAHKYNLRGEYFFPNKRKAEILAVNPSDILPVEWTAFVDHYMDLKIKVNN encoded by the exons ATGACGCGTAAACATAATATCTCCGGACAGTCAATCCTCGAAGAGTTACGAAGACAAAGTGAAGACATAAACTTGAGTTCGGAAGATGGGTTGGAACAAATTAGGCTCAATGATGATGGGGATGAAATTTCAGAGACGGAGATGTTAAATCAAAGTGGTGGTGATCTACCGGAACGTGCTGCACctaagaataaaagagatgaaaatgagCCACTGCTTGTGAAAGTTAAAG ACATCTCTAGTGGAGAAATTATCACTCGCAAGATGACAGCGATTCAGGTTTGGGCCTTGAAAAAGAGTGAAAAAGTTATGATGGAGTTGGATGCAGATGGACAAGGTCGAGATAACGGCTCGAACCTGTTTGTGAGATTTCTTGGTCAGGTAGCTCGTCGAATTATATTTTGTCCCATATCAATCAAAAGATGGGATAAGATGCCAGAAGATAACACAAAAAGACAATGGGAACTTATTGAA gaaaattttgagtttgattatgcTGCTGGCGTCAAATGGGCTCTGAGGACCTTAGGTGATAGATGGAAGGCCCATAAGTATAATTTACGAGGAGAATACTTCTTTCCTAACAAAAGAAAGGCAGAAATTCTGGCTGTGAATCCCTCAGACATACTGCCTGTTGAATGGACTGCTTTTGTGGATCATTATATGGATCTTAAAATAAAGGTAAATAATTAa
- the LOC127741641 gene encoding uncharacterized protein LOC127741641, with the protein MEKKLGRPVCRSEVIVSTLLKKDGSYVSGEGQRLAEKIAEHLSEDQERAAAEGIHSKVLAHPDDAIGKVCSPENGKRVRGFSNAAYPSGFGKSKRIFGGAICGGSSGASQQHVAELEKQLQEAKGQVATLYRFLQQKYGDEVPTLSDSVPHIESE; encoded by the exons atg gaaaaaaaattggGAAGGCCTGTATGTCGAAGCGAGGTTATTGTATCAACTTTGCTAAAGAAAGATGGGAGTTATGTAAGCGGGGAAGGACAACGATTAGCT GAAAAGATAGCAGAGCATTTGTCTGAAGACCAAGAGCGTGCTGCCGCTGAAGGTATTCATTCAAAGGTCTTGGCTCATCCGGATGATGCAATTGGAAAAGTTTGTAGTCCTGAGAATGGTAAGCGAGTACGTGGCTTTAGTAATGCTGCATATCCCAGTGGTTTTGGCAAGTCAAAGCGCATCTTTGGAGGGGCAATATGCGGAGGTTCTAGCGGTGCATCGCAACAGCATGTTGCAGAATTAGAAAAGCAACTTCAAGAAGCTAAAGGTCAAGTGGCAACTCTTTACAGATTTCTACAACAGAAATACGGTGATGAAGTACCTACCTTATCTGATTCTGTGCCACACATTGAGTCGGAATGA
- the LOC127745682 gene encoding protein STRICTOSIDINE SYNTHASE-LIKE 10-like, with amino-acid sequence MKKLLLLLKVSTIIVVLMNNLPSIGVLGYGPVVLIRGGVRDSCSQIELPKTVHGPESIAFDCHGKGPYVGVSDGRILKWHQEHRSWIQFAVTSATRDKKLCDGLTNTTLEPLCGRPLGLKFNTVTCDLYVADAYFGLVVVGAAGGVAKQLVHSADKVPLKFTNALDINTQTGEVYFTDSSSIYQRRSYLPIILTDDSTGRLLKYDPRTKQVHVVLNGLAFPNGVALSKDNSFLLLAVSDTFKILKIHINNNNNNINNKNNKNNPTNINNNNYYYVQHFATLPRYSDNIKRNEKGEFWVALNSGRGKIQGLVKDHENIIGENVVDPLSEDPVGIKFDEEGNLIEVIDGGFGDQLDSVSEVEEFGGRLWLGSNVQPYVGVINPTPL; translated from the exons atgaagaaactACTACTCCTCCTTAAAGTTAGTACAATAATTGTTGTGTTGATGAATAATTTGCCATCAATAGGAGTGTTGGGTTATGGACCAGTAGTGTTGATAAGAGGGGGAGTGAGAGATTCTTGTTCACAAATTGAGCTTCCTAAAACAGTTCATGGTCCTGAGAGCATAGCATTTGATTGCCATGGCAAAGGACCTTATGTTGGTGTTTCTGATGGAAGAATTCTCAAATGGCATCAAGAACACAGATCTTGGATTCAGTTCGCGGTTACCTCCGCAACAAG GGACAAAAAATTATGTGATGGGTTGACAAATACAACCTTGGAACCGTTGTGTGGAAGGCCTTTAGGGCTCAAATTCAACACTGTAACTTGTGATCTGTATGTCGCCGACGCCTACTTTGGACTCGTGGTGGTCGGAGCTGCCGGCGGCGTGGCAAAACAGTTGGTCCATTCTGCAGATAAAGTTCCATTGAAGTTCACAAATGCTTTGGATATTAACACTCAAACTGGTGAAGTGTACTTCACAGATAGCAGCAGTATATATCAAAGAAG gtcATATTTGCCAATAATACTGACGGATGATTCAACTGGAAGATTGTTAAAATATGATCCAAGAACAAAACAAGTTCATGTTGTGCTCAATGGCTTAGCATTCCCCAATGGTGTTGCCCTAAGCAAGGACAACTCTTTCCTTCTCTTAGCTGTTTCAGACACATTCAAGATCTTGAAGATtcacattaataataataataataatattaataataaaaataataagaataaccCTACTAATATCAATAACAACAACTACTACTATGTACAACATTTTGCAACGCTTCCACGTTACTCTGATAATATTAAGAGGAATGAGAAAGGTGAGTTTTGGGTGGCACTTAATAGTGGAAGGGGAAAGATTCAAGGGTTAGTGAAAGATCATGAAAATATTATTGGAGAAAATGTAGTTGATCCATTATCAGAAGATCCTGTGGGGATTAAATTTGATGAAGAGGGAAATCTTATTGAGGTCATTGATGGAGGGTTTGGTGACCAACTTGATTCTGTTAGTGAAGTCGAAGAATTTGGTGGAAGATTGTGGTTGGGTTCTAATGTGCAACCTTATGTCGGAGTCATAAACCCTACGCCGCTTTAA